The Rhizophagus irregularis chromosome 12, complete sequence sequence atatgaatatgcTAGTATTAATTCCTCAACTAATTCATCATATTTAAGGTTCGCAATACTTGTTTGATTTCATTGAGCTTAAATCACAGCTTAATGAAAGATGCAATAAAATGTCTTTActtattcaaataatcaaatttagtaACATGCTTGATAAGGTATGTATTTGTTGTGAccataacaaaattttatgttcaaattcttttctaaaaatatatcttttgGCATAATTTTCACGATAATAGTTATACCCTTCCACTCGTCAACATTTATTTTGGAACGCAGAAAAAATGGCGTGTGCACTAAAGTTATGGGAATATTATAATTCCTCCTTATCTTtgtatgtaaaaatatatcaaaatgcaAATTTTTGATTTCGAAATCGttaagttctttttttttggactGTCTATATTAGAAGAGGCCAAACCGAAGAATCTCAACGCAAATTACTTGTTAGTGCAATTcgagattatttaaaagaacgtGAAATTCAGATAAAGCCTAATGAAGATATTGTCAGATTTTTCTTTCGATTTCATGcaagtattattataacattcaacgaatatatatatatttatatataatgaataggatgaaatttaaagaaaatcgTATCAGTAAGCAATGCTATACTTAAATGattatcttattaattattaggtACGAGAAATTGGGTTCATCTTCACTTATATTGAACAAGTCATAAGTGAACAAGAGGATAGCAATTTGTTAATTCCCGAAGCCAATAATATTATCTTggtatcaaatttaataacttcgttttagtttattttgcttagataaagatttatttatggttttatttatttattagctTTCATTCGAAGCGGCATTTAATTTTAGAAGAACTAATAAGGATTTATATGTTATCACTTCGAATTGTTTAAAAGAATCTTGGACGTGTtagtaaatttctttattcattGTTCAAggcttattaatattatactcTAATAATTCTTTGACTTATATGGGATAGTTCATCCTGAACTTCTGAAAGTACTTTATCAGCAATTCGAAAAGACTAGCGATATTATTCAAGATTCGGATATTCAAAATGACGGTGAAAAAATTGACTCTTTAAAAGAccaattagttaaattagctGATATTTTGCTTGGAGCTACCTCTGAACGTTTAAATTGGTAAGTTAATTTAGGTGCGAAGCTAACAAAATGATCCTGATAATCCCATttcttaatacttttaaaagtGATGATTCAATGACAAGGGAAGATGCACAAATATATCGTAATGAATGGacaactattttaaaaaagcttGGTAGGTATTCATATGTTTcatttgattaatatatatatgaaataactttatcattatttagtTCGAGTCGGAAAAAGTGACGATGCTTTTGTCCTTAGCGAAACTTatgaagaatataaaatattagtgGATTTAATCATGTCTCATGGTCAAAATATagattattacataaaaaaatatgtgaataaatatcaagaaaattttgaatatccATTATATGAGTGGTATGTCGAAAAAGGTTGGTAAAAtcatttatcaatatttatcgaaattttggttaactttataaaattataatgatagaATTATACGCTGATTTATTAAGTCAGTCCCATGCATATGAATATAAAGACAGTCTTCAAAAGTTCTTGAATGAGCGTAATTTGAACGGTATTTCGTGGATGcatgatatatatttaaatcgGTATGGTGAGGCTTCTATTAAGTTGCGTCATTTAGCAAGAAACCAATCTCGTGTAAATCGAAATAAGGTAAAAAGCTTTATAAATGACAAAGTTATTCGATTAAATGacgtaattatatatatatatttttcttttccttttttacttttttactttGCTTTTTTAGACCTTTCTAAGTATGAGCAAACTATCTTTTTTGGCTGAACTTGGTGATGAAATTGACTTGAAAAATGAAGATGTACAAAGGAATTTGGATGGTAATGTGTTTATCCcataaatgttaatattaatataattatgtactaatacattttatatttttgttagaAATCGATAATGGATTTGAGCTCTTAAAAGCTTATTCTGACCTGCAAGAGGAATTTGTTAGTTTTCTTACTTCACAAAGACAATATCATGATACAAAACCTAAACAAGTAAACGCGATTATGGAAGGAACTGCGGGTAGCTGGAAGCATCATAAACCAGCTTTGTCACAGGTTACTGATAcatttttttccattaattacatataaacttCAATTATTTATCAGAACAATTTATTGTTTCAGATTTACGAAAAGcaagtaattaaaattttagatggCGAAATAATTCCAACAAGTGAATTGGTTGAAGTTATGACACTTGCAGATAAAAAAATGGAGAATGCTTTTCCTTTCGCGCTTCAGTTTACTCTAAACGATAATAAGGTCAATAAAACTTATTTCACGTTAACATTGATCTTATTTCGCAATTTGACTTTTTATGAACCTattttatttcacttttttaatTGCAGATATCTGAAGATCATCGTCGTACAATATTGCAAACTATATGGCGAAGGATTTATCTTAATGACAAGTATGaacaatttttatcatttaatttcatcttatttctattcttttaacatatttaaattaccGCAAGCTGGGAGATTTTATTAGATACCAGTAATATATCTGATGAAGAATTGAACAAGCACATTAAAAGTACTTTTGTTTATGTCGCATTAGAAATTGTGAATCGCTCAGTTACTGGTATGTCTACTTTTCATACTGTTgttaagtatttttaattaattatccaattttatatttgttaggCATTCCATTAAATCAGTGGTTTTATCCACCTGCTGAAGCGTTTTTCTCAAGCACGATAGAACAATTCCATAAATGGTTTCCTCTTTTAAGTGaagaacaaataaaaagtttaatagaAGATTACTTAAAAGAGAATGATGATTTGAAAcattatattgataattatcaCTTGGATAAGTATGTGGAATATGCACTTGGACTATTAGATCTCAAGTCGAAATTTGGATAAACTTTTCATCGAATGAATAAATAGTCAGCAAAATATCGCGGttaatatagattataatatatttatataaaattaatcttgATGATAACTTTTATTACAAAGATTTAAATCTTTccaatctttcctttttttttttaaccactACACATAAGacaattttctttattctcGATTGAACATGCAATAGCAGCGTCGGAAGTCGAATTTTTATTTCGAGAATTATCAGAAGGTTCAGTtgtttcaatttcttttaaggACAATTGGTCAACAGTAAACTTAATCAAAAATGTCAATAAAATTAGTAACTTATAAGCACCAATAAAAGAttcactttaataattaatcacTTACTTTGATGGCATCCGCAGCGGGCTTTGTTCTTAGATAATACATGCCTGTTTTCAGCCCATTCTTCCATCCATAACttaacgaataaaaaaatttaattttatatacgaGTGAATGATCATATAAAATGAGAATACTTACAAATGCATACTAGTTAACTTTGCTTTAGTCGGTTCCGCAATATGAATATTAAGACTTTGAGATTGATCAATAAAAGCACCACGATCGGCCGCCATATCAATAATAACTTTTTGCGATATTTCCCATGTAGTTTTATATAATGCTTTGAGTTCGTCAGGAATTCCGTTAACTAGTATAATTATgcaattataaatatgaaagtatagataaataaaattacaatcttatacaattttataatttaccttTCTGAACGCTTCCATTGTCTGCAATTATcttatttttcatttgatcGTTCCACAGACCCAAATCTACCAAATCTTTCAATAACCAAGGGTTAACAATTTGAAATTCGCCAGCGAGAACACGTCGTTGGTAAATGTTGCTCGTATAAGGTTCAAAACATTCATTAAAGCCCAATATTTGGGAAGTAGATGCAGTAGGCATTGGTGCGAGCAATAATGAATTTCGTACACCATGTtctgatattttttgtttcaacAAATTCCAATCCCATAAATCAGTAGGCTCAACATTCCACATATCGTATTGTAAAATGCCTTTGGAAACCGGTGATCCTTGATACGACTCATACGGGCCGAATTTTTGTGATAGTTCACATGATGCTTCTAATGCACCATGATACATTGTCTCAAATATTTGCTTATTCAGTTCCTTTGCGCGTAAAGAATCAAATTGAATACGCATAGCAAGGAAAGTATCTGccaatccttttttttaaaaaaaatccttgttagaacaaaaaaaaaactgtaagATTATGTATTACGAAAATATGGCACCTTGAACACCGATACCAATTGGGCGATGACGGAAATTGGATCTGCGGGCTTCTTCAACgggataataatttatatcgattattttattaagattgCGAGTTATTACCTTTGTAACCTAAATACGATTAAgatcactttttttaataatagtaataatacgcaaatattttaaataataataactatacCTCGTGTAAACGCTTGAAATCATACGAAGTTTTATTTTCAACAAACATGGGCAATGCTATACTAGCCAAGTTACATACAGCAACTTCATCCGGGCTCGAATATTCAACAATCTCTGTACACAAATTACTACATTTGATTGTACCAAGATTTTGTTGATTAGATTTACGATTACAAGAATCTTTGTAGAGCATATATGGTGTACCCGTTTCGATCTGGGATTCAAGAATTGCTGTCCAGACTTTCTGAGCTTTAACGACCTTTCGCGCAAGTCCTTGACGCTCATATGATTCatataatttctaaataaaatatcaaggtataattatatatttactttattaaattgcaTGTTTATTACGATCATACTAACTTCAAATTCATCACCCCAAACATCCATTAAACCAGGAGCTTCAGCCGGATCAAATAAACTCCAATTATCATTTGATTCAACCCTTTTCATAAAAAGATCCGAAACCCAAAGTGCATAAAATAAATCCCGTGCACGAACTTCTTCTTttccagtatttttttttaaatccataaaatcaaaaatgtcaGGATGCCACGTTTCTAAATAAATAGCAAACGCGCCCGGACGTTTGTTTCCTCCTTGATCAACATATCTAgcagtattattataaacgcGTAACATAGGAATAATTCCATTTGAATAACCATTTGTTCCAGCAATATAAGATCCTGTCGCACGAATGTTATGAATGTTCACACCAATACCACCTGCAGTCTTAGAAATCATTGCGCATGTTTTCAAAGTATCATAGATTCCCTCTATTGAATCATCTTTCATAGTTAAAAGAAAACAACTCGAAAGTTGAGGTCTAGGTGTGCCAGCATTAAACAAAGTCGGAGATGCGTGAGTAAAGAACTTTTCTGACATCAGATTGTAAGTTTCAATAGCAGCTTCGATATCATCTCCGTGAATCCCAACCGCTACGCGCATAAGCATATGTTGGGGACGCTCGGCAACTTTTCCACCTATTCGTAAAAGATAAGATCTTTCAAGAGTTTTAAatccaaaataattatatttataatctcTATCATAAATGATCGTAGAATTAAGTTTTTCCGAATTGTTCATCACaatattataagttttttCAGAAATCATTGACGCGCGTTTCCCTGTTTTcggatttatataattataaagatcTTCAACAACATtggaaaaaacttttttagttTCTTTATGAAGATTAGAAACAGCAATACGAGCAGCAAGGACGGCATAGTCCGGATGTTTAGTCGTCATATACGCGGCCGTTTCTGCAGCCAAATTATCTAATTCAACAGTGCTAACACCTTGATAAACTCCTGAAATGACCTTGAAATACATAAACGTGacaattatcaaattttgatataagaATGTCAATAAAAATTAGCTTTTATTGACTTACAAACCTTTTGAGTGACAGCTACTGGATCAACAAAGTTTAAATCAAGGCCATAACATAATTTGTTAATACGCGCAGTAATCTAAATTGGAAATAGCGAAAGCAATTCTTTAAGTTAAaaactcttaaaaaaataaaacacttTAAAAGTAAAGTCAACTAATCACTTTATCAAAAGCAACGCGTTCTTTACGACCATCTATTAATTAAAGAggagttttttttgttaaaaaaagttgtaaaTTATTGCCTGTCtagtaagaaaattattaaacaaaccTCTCTTGAAGACAAACATGTTATGTTTCTAAATAAAACACTGAAATTTggaattatagtataattgaaaataaaagacGCGAATGTTATGTTTCTAAATAAAACACTGAAATTTGgaatataattgaaataaaagacGCGACTAAATTTTTGAGCATCCTTATCCTAAGGTAGGTTGTTCTAAATCTGAATGTAGGTTAACATAATTTGTGAAacataaataaacattatggATTTACGTGTCTAAAatatctatattaaaaattaccaaattagAAGAGTTTAATATTAAGCGGTCAATAAgagcaaaattattttaattttacataaagaaTCTCTTCAAATGCTGGTcaaattatgtttataattCCTGGCGTCTGAATCGacttatttacaaaatatttttagaaaaaaaaaaacttccaaAATTACTAAATTGCTGTTTTTCAAAATGTTGATGCAAAAGTATcggtaaaatatattatgcaaGTCAAGTCAATACCGCGTGACGGGTCAAGAACAAtcaatacatttaatacatttgtactgtattattgataaaaacattgttaatataaaaaagcgttccgcaacatttttttatattatctatctatctatctatctatcttctattctatctattaAAAAACACTGCAATCACGTGGGCGTTATGTTTAGattaaccatataaataagtcatttgaattgtgtaacccTACTCCTATTCGTCGCAAATGTTACACAAGGCCAAAAAAgggaatttttatttctggCGAAAAACTGAATTTTGGGTTACACGTAattccataaaaggaaattggCAGTTACgctaatttccaaaaaaggagaTTTTATCTTCTGTTACTTttcagataaattaaaaaaattgtgttgctcaaaatttccaaaaaaggaaattctttgcagatcttttaattctggccggaattatgccattttaatacattattaaccGTTAACGGGTGAACactagttattaataaaaaacgttgcgaacattaaatgttttaatataaaaaaacggGTCAAAACAAACTATACACTTCTTTCTTCCTCTTTTCTTTCCCtcttttttaagtaaatttgaCAGGTAGTATAAAGGTATGAACTATgaagtaatataattattaatttttattaacctattttttaatatttgaagtttataagaatttttttttttttgccataaaAATTACTGTGCCACATTTATTTTCAACAGCTTAACCAAAGCAAACCCATTCTTAAAGGTTAAGTTAAAGTTATTCTAAATATCcataaaattatacttatttctttattatattctatgcaatcatttttttaatgaaaaatgtcaaatctgacattttttagttttaaataaaaaaaataaaaaaatgttgatctgatattttttagttttaaacaaaaaaaataaactttttttaataaaaaatgttaaatctgacatttttagttaataaaaacatcaaacctgatatttttttattaaaaaaataaattatataataattaatgttaaGAAAAAGCATTatagcatttttttatataattttacataaaaaaatgctgaaatattttttcttattaatagtaatgataaaaaaaaacattttcagcatttttttaataatattatatgaaaaaatattaaaacattttttttaataactaatacaaaaaaaacgttttagcatttttttaataattttatataaaaaaatgctaaaatgcttttttcttaataataatgcaaaaaaaaaatgtttttgccattttttttaatttattatatgaaaaaatactgaaacatttttttcttaatagtaatgcaaaaaaattttcagcatttttttacatatttaaccAATTGACCTATCTgacttaaaatattatgtcAGGTTAAATAGGTCAAATGGATTAGATTGGATAAGACAAGTTATCCAATCTAATCTgacctgatttttttttcaaatcagATAAAACAAATTATCTGACCTGACTCAACTCATTCAAAacattaaaaaggaaataaaattctaaaaagattttagttaattaaaatcaattctGAAATTAAGCTGAAACTCAgccttaattttggccaaaattaaaatttagccaaaattatgatataatgtcacataatattataccaatttccttaaaattaaagaaatcagtcatataataattatacaaatttttaaaaaaggaattttaaatgttaattatttttctgatcagaattacattttaaaaatatcaataattttggttaaattttagatttttggtaataatttcagtattataaattttagtaaatttatttttgattactAAACTtttaaagtacaaaaaaaGTTTCGCTTTATCtgaaattacttaattttagtaaacaacttatgttaatattatttcttgtGATAAGATTTCAGCTGAATCTATCAAAACTGTTTATAAAATTCTCTTTACCTaatcttaatttaaaatttttaattacttaaaaacttGAAATCACATAATTTAAGAGTATTCCAGAAATCAGCTAATTTGAAAGAGGGTCAAGCTTCAAATcagatttatatatatcacatgacatttatatatctaaatataaatataagtaatttaattatttttatatataattactataatgCAATTATCTTGACTTCTAATGatccattttaataaactttttttaatttataactcTCATTTAGCTTTAAAAATCTAgttttacaaaacaaaaaaaagtttgttcaaatttaattattagaagctaagataattatataatactaattattatatataatatttaatatttaataataataatttttttagccaatcagATTTCAATCAGGTGGATGAGGAAAGGACCCCACCACtactataaaaatatgttaccAGTAGAAATTTTACTTTCATATAAAACCTTATCTTAGGAtttgcttaaattctattgattaattaactaaaaaggaaaaaaatcataacaatgtaatataaaatttctttttatagtagaatctttaaagagttttatatgtaaacgCTACACTTCAGAAATTTCTGAAGGGCTATCTTGTAGTAGGCGGGATATGTGAGGGAATTATTCCCCTAGCATTTCAAGAAAAAGCGCTTTGATATATAATCGTGTAAAGTATCGCATCAATCGCGTCACTTTTCAATGTTTTACAATTTGTTTATGTTATTTAGGGGTAGagacttaatttttttcaaatgggtaaaaactttattcattacttattatttgttattgcACTACTCATATAACAATACATAATTCTATATAATGCCAGCCACTAAAtgctttttttcttaaaaacacTAGGGTAGTTGGGTGGAGAGTTAAAACTACTAATTAAgagaaatcagctgatttctgATATgccttttataataaaaattaagatatagAAGAAATACATTACAGTTACCATTTTGATTAATCTCAATAAAATGActttaaaactataaaatgaAGGAGTATAGGTagctttattaaaagaatttctataaaataatttctggTGAACTGAAAtctaaaataatgtaaaaaatgtaaataattttaaatgttttgcaatttgtaattgtaaaaagtaagtaaataGAGTTTATTCAGATAAAcctaaaattattcaaaataaaaaaatatgtaaattaattacatattataaattatacatgtATCTAAAACTTTCCTAGTTTTGATCAAATTTCAGTTTCAGATTTTGGCCAGTTTTGGAttttaaaaccttttttttgaaactaaaATCTCAGTTAAAATCTGAAacttttaacaaaatttaaaactatatCTGAAACTTCTATATAAGACTgaaatcttaaaataaaagaaggaaatttaaatatctaaattatctaatataatctaaatctaagttttttataaaaaaatttttttatttctgcaTATTTTTCCTAAAAGTTTATAATGTCAAAGAAGTAGGTAGACGTTTTCTTAGCAAATATAGAAGTGATTCATAAAGGTAgatttaatcttttaattctaaagaatattattacgCAACATATTCTTTCTGTGAATACAATTAGACGCTCTTGAAAGTAGTAGTAAAAGCTTAAAAAACATCTtgtatataaatgtaataaagttgattctaatactaaaatcaatattttaaatttaatattaacaagtTAATAtgagaatttaaataatgatattactGCTACATTATCAacttctaaatttaataaaaaatgaaaaataaatgataaattacaaACTTATATTGATAACCATTATGAGAATTTCTCTATTTCATTAACTAAAGAAGATCAAATTAATAGAGCATTGGCAAAAATGTTTGTATATTGCAAGTTGCAACTTACCATTTACTCTTATTAAGCACTTATTCTTtgttgaatttattaaaaatttgcatactatttataatctttcaaatattagaTTCTATCTATCTGTAATTCTTAAATTTCAAGAATTAAtcttaaagttaataaaataattaataaagaaactaATTTCACAATTTCTTTTGATAGGTAAACAAATTTTACTGGTCAATTAATctataattattgtttaattactaaaaaatataatgaatatctttaatattattccaatattctttattatactggtgtattttttgatgataaaattattaaaattgtaaataatattggATTTGAAAAATTAGCTGCAGTAAAATTAAACGGTGCTAGTATCCTAAtcatgacaaaaaaaaagtggttgACACATGATTACCAATCTGATCTGACCTTATCTAATTGGAAATTTAAtcagaattatatatatttttaaaaaaacaaatgtcttcaatataattataaaaaaataattaaaataatttatatttataaataaataaacacaaaaatcttttttttatatgaaaaaaaatgtgagctaaatataaaattaaatttcacaTTGTAACtgtccctgtaaaaaatctgatctgtgttttatctttccatgttttttccgtgaatgtatcattttaatggaatttatagccctaaatcatggaaattttcatctcgctaacacggatatccgtgaatgtatcattttcacggaatttttacggaagacacagagaaataatggaaatatttggataaaaattttttatagggtgtAGATATCAGAATAGTTATGtgataagaataaataattaactaaaggataaatatttaactaaaagATGAGTAATTGATCGAAGGaagaataataagaaaaataaaataatttatatgatgcaatatttattacacaatatttatttataaatcatgtgacttattgctaattatttctttatatgcaaaaagcactagttatatttatttatagtttagttatttatagttacttatatttagattaattatataacttatatttattagtttaattataaataatttattattgtatcaATAAACTCATTGTATCAATGAAATGATTGTGTGAATGAAAATagtcattatttaaaaatgctAAGAGATGAGTCATAATTAGCCATAGAAATaaaagatagaaaaaaaagataaataagaataaattttgtaaattgcTATAAATAGGAGTAGAATTCAATAGAAATTTTCTAGTTATCAGTTATCTTTTGactcaattaaaaataaagaaatattaattattaaaagttattttgaaTATGCTTATTATTTGCTTAgaagttaattaatatttaaattaataaaatgaaataataaatatgggGAAGTTCTTTAAGtttgaaaataatgttaaaaataataaaatataaagaactaTTGAAGGATAaagtaaagtaataataaaatctaaactaaGTATAAAGTgcaatttgaataataaaatatgtgtCTATCAGTATATGGCAAATATCGGTAATAATATatcagaataaataaaaaattctcataaaTTCACGTTTCAGATGGTATATGaacatataaataacaaaCAGAAAAAATCTACACTTTacagttatttat is a genomic window containing:
- a CDS encoding Ribonucleoside-diphosphate reductase large subunit, whose translation is MFVFKRDGRKERVAFDKITARINKLCYGLDLNFVDPVAVTQKVISGVYQGVSTVELDNLAAETAAYMTTKHPDYAVLAARIAVSNLHKETKKVFSNVVEDLYNYINPKTGKRASMISEKTYNIVMNNSEKLNSTIIYDRDYKYNYFGFKTLERSYLLRIGGKVAERPQHMLMRVAVGIHGDDIEAAIETYNLMSEKFFTHASPTLFNAGTPRPQLSSCFLLTMKDDSIEGIYDTLKTCAMISKTAGGIGVNIHNIRATGSYIAGTNGYSNGIIPMLRVYNNTARYVDQGGNKRPGAFAIYLETWHPDIFDFMDLKKNTGKEEVRARDLFYALWVSDLFMKRVESNDNWSLFDPAEAPGLMDVWGDEFEKLYESYERQGLARKVVKAQKVWTAILESQIETGTPYMLYKDSCNRKSNQQNLGTIKCSNLCTEIVEYSSPDEVAVCNLASIALPMFVENKTSYDFKRLHEVTKVITRNLNKIIDINYYPVEEARRSNFRHRPIGIGVQGLADTFLAMRIQFDSLRAKELNKQIFETMYHGALEASCELSQKFGPYESYQGSPVSKGILQYDMWNVEPTDLWDWNLLKQKISEHGVRNSLLLAPMPTASTSQILGFNECFEPYTSNIYQRRVLAGEFQIVNPWLLKDLVDLGLWNDQMKNKIIADNGSVQKVNGIPDELKALYKTTWEISQKVIIDMAADRGAFIDQSQSLNIHIAEPTKAKLTSMHFYGWKNGLKTGMYYLRTKPAADAIKFTVDQLSLKEIETTEPSDNSRNKNSTSDAAIACSIENKENCLMCSG